CGGAGCCTACGACGGCGCTAACGTACGCCGGGTGAGTGAGCACGCCGCCGAGACCGGAGACCTGCGCGACATCCTCGAGCTCGAGCAGATCGAGGAGGACACCTACCGGGCGAACTACGTCTTCGACGAGGAGTGGCCCCTGTACGGCGGCCAGGTGGCAGCCCAGGCGCTGCTCGCCGCCGGACTCACCGTCGACCGCGACCGGTTGCCGCACTCGCTGCACGGCTACTTCCTGCGCCGCGGGGACGCCTCGCGCCCGACGATGTTCAAGGTCGACCGGGACCGGGACGGCTCGTCGTTCTCGGCCCGCCGCGTCGTCGCGATCCAGCGCGGCCAGGTGATCTTCTCGGCGTCCACCTCGTTCGCCATCCCGGGCGACGAGATGGACCGCCAGGCACCACAGCTGCCCGAGGTGACGCCTCCCGAGGACGGCGTCAGCTGGGTGGTGCCGCGGATGTTCTCGATGGACGTCCGGATCCCGCCCGAGGACGGCATCACCGCCTGGCCGTCACGGTTCTGGTCGCGGTTCACCACCGAGCTCGGCGACGACATCCTGCTCAACGCGGCTGCCCTGACCTACCTGTCCGACGTCTCCGCGGACATGCACTCGTTCAAGACAGACGGCTTCATCCCGGCCGCGAGCCTCGACCACGCGGTGTGGTTCCACCACCCGGCCCGCCTGGAGGACTGGATCTTCTCCGACTACACGGCGCGCGCGATCGCCGGCAACCGCGGTATGTACACCGGGTCGTTGTTCGACCAGGACGGGTTGATGGTCGCCAGCGTCGCGCAGGAAGCGCTCTACCGGCGGTTCAAGCCGGACGTGCTCGGTTGATCAGACGTCGGTGATCAGACGTCGGTGACGCGCACGCCCGCGTGCGCCTTGTAACGACGGTTCATGCTGATCAGGTTCGCGGTCAGCGCCTCCACCTGGTGCGCGTTGCGCCGGCGACCGCCGTACACGCCGCGGACCCCGGGGATGGTGTCGGCCAGCGCCTGGACGAGGTCGGTCGCCTCGCGCTCGTCACCCAGCACCAGGACGTCGGTGCCGAGGTCGGTGACCTCCGGGTCCTCGAGCAGCACGGCGGAGACGTTGTGGAAGGCGCCGACGACGATCGAGTCCGTCAGGATCGCAGCAGCCTGCTGGGTGGCGGAACCCTCGGCGACCGGCAGGGCGTAGGCGCCCTGCTTGTCGAAGCCCAGCGGGTTCACGCAGTCGACGACGATCTTGCCGTCCAGAGCCGGCTTGAGCTCGGCGAGCAGCTCACCGTGACCGTCCCACGGGACGACGACCAGGACGATGTCCCCGGCCTCGGACGCGCCGCGGTTGTCGGACCCGGAGACCGGCACGCCGATCGCCTCGGACAGCTCGGCCGCCGCAGCCGCGCCCTTCTCCGCCGTACGGCTGCCGAGGACGACGGTCAGGCCCGCCTGGGCGAAGCGTCGCGCGAGACCCCGACCCTGCGGGCCCGTTCCACCCAGCACAGCGATGGTCTTGCCGGTCAGGTCGGGTGCCGCCGGGGCGGTCGCATCTGTGGTCACGAGCGCAAGATTACGACCCCTGGCGCGGACACGGCTGCGCGGGTGACACTGGGGTGACGGGTGCCGCCGATACGGTGGCATGATGGGCATCGCGAGCGCGAATATCGTTGCAGAATCTCTCCGGCGCAACGATATCCACCGCCAACACACCAACGAGGAGGCCCGGGCATGACCGACGACCTGGACGCCCGCGCGGCCGACCTCGACCGCGCCCACGTCTTCCACTCCTGGTCGGCGCAGGGGACGCTCCAGCCGTTCGTCATCGCCGGCGGTGAGGGCTGCCGGGTCTGGGACCACGCCGGCAACCGCTACCTCGACTTCTCCAGTCAGCTGGTCAACCTGAACATCGGCCACCAGCACCCCAAGGTCGTCGCGGCGATCCAGGAACAGGCGGCGACCCTGGCAACGATCGCCCCGGCGACGGCGAACCTCGCGCGCGGTGAGGCGGCGAAGCGGATCACCGACCGAGCGCCCGACGGCCTGCGCAAGGTGTTCTTCACCAACGGCGGCGCGGACGCCAACGAGAACGCGATCCGGATGGCACGACTGCACACCGGTCGCGACAAGGTGCTCTCGACGTACCGCTCCTACCACGGCAACACCGGCGCAGCGATCGTCTCGACCGGCGACTGGCGTCGGATGCCCAACGAGTTCGCGCGCGGCCACGTGCACTTCTTCGGCCCCTACCTGTACCGGTCGGAGTTCTGGGCCACCTCGCCCGAGCAGGAGTCCGAGCGCGCACTGCAGCACCTGCGCCGGGTGATCGAGGCGGAGGGCCCCTCGACGGTCGCGGCCATCCTGCTCGAGACCATCCCGGGCACGGCCGGCGTGCTCCTCCCGCCCCCGGGCTACCTGGCCGGGGTGCGCGAGCTCGCGAGCAAGCACGGCATCGTGCTGATCCTCGACGAGGTGATGGCCGGGTTCGGCCGCACCGGCGAGTGGTTCGCCTTCGACGCCTACGACGTCGTGCCCGACCTGATCACCTTCGCCAAGGGCGTGAACTCCGGCTACGTGCCGACCGGTGGCGTGATCATCAGCGACCACGTGGCGGCCGACTTCGACGACACCGTCTTCCCCGGCGGCCTCACCTACTCCGGCCACCCGCTCGCGATGGCCTCGATCGTCGCGACGCTGGACGCGATGGCCGAGGAGGACGTCGTCGGGAACGCCGCCACCGTCGGGCGCGAGCACCTCGCGCCCGCCCTCGAGAAGCTGGCCGCCAAGCACGACGTCGTCGGCGAGGTCCGGGGCACGGGCGTGTTCTGGGCGATCGAGCTCGTCGCCGACCGCGAGACCCGCGAGCCGCTCGCCGCGGCTCTCGTCGGTCAGGTCAAGATGGAGCTGCTCGCCCGCGGCCTGCTGCCGTTCACCGTGGAGAACCGCATCCACGTCGTCCCGCCCTGCACCGTGACGCCCGACGAGGTCGCCGAGGCGATCGACGCGTACGACGAAGTACTCACCCTGTTCACCACCGGAGGAATCGCATGACCGACGTCCTGGACCACTGGATCGACGGCGCCCCGAGCGCCGGCACCTCGAGCCGCACCGGCGACGTGTTCGACCCGGCCCGGGGCGTCGTGACCAAGCAGGTGCGGCTCGCCTCGAGCGCCGACGTCGACGCAGCCGTCGCGGTCGCGTCCAAGGCGTTCACGGAGTGGAGCCAGGCCTCGATCGCCAGACGTCAGCAGGTGATGTTCAACTTCCGCGAGCTGCTCAACCAGCGCAGCGGCGAGCTGGCCGAGATCCTGACCTCCGAGCACGGCAAGGTGCTCTCGGACGCCGCGGGCGAGATCGCCCGCGGTCAGGAGGTCGTCGAGTTCGCCTGCTCGCTGCCGCACGTCCTCAAGGGTGCGATGAGCGAGCAGGTCTCCAGCGACGTCGACGTCTACTCGCTCAAGCAGCCGCTCGGCGTGGTCGGCGTGATCACCCCGTTCAACTTCCCGGCCATGGTCCCGATGTGGTTCTTCCCGATCGCGATCGCGACCGGCAACACGGTGATCCTCAAGCCGAGCGAGAAGGACCCCTCGGCGGCGAACTGGATGGCGGCCCTGCTCGCCGAGGCCGGCCTGCCCGCGGGCGTCTTCAACGTCGTGCACGGCGACAAGGAGGCGGTCGACGCCATCCTGGAGCACCCCGACATCGCCTCGGTCTCCTTCGTCGGCTCGACGCCGATCGCCCGCTACATCTACGAGACGGGCACCCGGCACGGCAAGCGGGTCCAGGCCCTCGGCGGGGCCAAGAACCACATGCTGGTGCTGCCCGACGCGGACCTCGACCTGGTCGCCGACTCGGCGGTGAACGCCGGCTTCGGCTCGGCCGGGGAACGCTGCATGGCGATCAGCGTCGTGCTCGCCACCGACGCGATCGCGGACAGCCTGGTCCAGAAGATCACCTCGCGGATGTCCACCCTGAAGATCGGTGACGGCCGGCGCTCCTGCGACATGGGACCCCTCATCACCCGCGAGCACCGCGACAAGGTGGCGTCCTACATCGACACCGCGGCCGACGACGGAGCGGCGGTGGTCGTCGACGGCCGCGGCACCGACGTCGACGGTGAGGCGGACGGCTTCTGGCTCGGACCGACGCTCCTGGACCACCTGCCGACGACCTCGGCGGCGTACACGGACGAGATCTTCGGACCGGTGCTCTCGATCGTGCGGGTCTCCGGGTACGCCGAGGGCGTCGAGATCATCAACGCCGGGCCCTACGGCAACGGCAGCGCCATCTTCACCAACGACGGCGGTGCCGCGCGGCGGTTCCAGCGCGAGGTCGACGCCGGGA
The DNA window shown above is from Marmoricola sp. OAE513 and carries:
- a CDS encoding acyl-CoA thioesterase domain-containing protein, which produces MSEHAAETGDLRDILELEQIEEDTYRANYVFDEEWPLYGGQVAAQALLAAGLTVDRDRLPHSLHGYFLRRGDASRPTMFKVDRDRDGSSFSARRVVAIQRGQVIFSASTSFAIPGDEMDRQAPQLPEVTPPEDGVSWVVPRMFSMDVRIPPEDGITAWPSRFWSRFTTELGDDILLNAAALTYLSDVSADMHSFKTDGFIPAASLDHAVWFHHPARLEDWIFSDYTARAIAGNRGMYTGSLFDQDGLMVASVAQEALYRRFKPDVLG
- the npdG gene encoding NADPH-dependent F420 reductase, with the translated sequence MTTDATAPAAPDLTGKTIAVLGGTGPQGRGLARRFAQAGLTVVLGSRTAEKGAAAAAELSEAIGVPVSGSDNRGASEAGDIVLVVVPWDGHGELLAELKPALDGKIVVDCVNPLGFDKQGAYALPVAEGSATQQAAAILTDSIVVGAFHNVSAVLLEDPEVTDLGTDVLVLGDEREATDLVQALADTIPGVRGVYGGRRRNAHQVEALTANLISMNRRYKAHAGVRVTDV
- a CDS encoding aspartate aminotransferase family protein, producing MTDDLDARAADLDRAHVFHSWSAQGTLQPFVIAGGEGCRVWDHAGNRYLDFSSQLVNLNIGHQHPKVVAAIQEQAATLATIAPATANLARGEAAKRITDRAPDGLRKVFFTNGGADANENAIRMARLHTGRDKVLSTYRSYHGNTGAAIVSTGDWRRMPNEFARGHVHFFGPYLYRSEFWATSPEQESERALQHLRRVIEAEGPSTVAAILLETIPGTAGVLLPPPGYLAGVRELASKHGIVLILDEVMAGFGRTGEWFAFDAYDVVPDLITFAKGVNSGYVPTGGVIISDHVAADFDDTVFPGGLTYSGHPLAMASIVATLDAMAEEDVVGNAATVGREHLAPALEKLAAKHDVVGEVRGTGVFWAIELVADRETREPLAAALVGQVKMELLARGLLPFTVENRIHVVPPCTVTPDEVAEAIDAYDEVLTLFTTGGIA
- a CDS encoding CoA-acylating methylmalonate-semialdehyde dehydrogenase: MTDVLDHWIDGAPSAGTSSRTGDVFDPARGVVTKQVRLASSADVDAAVAVASKAFTEWSQASIARRQQVMFNFRELLNQRSGELAEILTSEHGKVLSDAAGEIARGQEVVEFACSLPHVLKGAMSEQVSSDVDVYSLKQPLGVVGVITPFNFPAMVPMWFFPIAIATGNTVILKPSEKDPSAANWMAALLAEAGLPAGVFNVVHGDKEAVDAILEHPDIASVSFVGSTPIARYIYETGTRHGKRVQALGGAKNHMLVLPDADLDLVADSAVNAGFGSAGERCMAISVVLATDAIADSLVQKITSRMSTLKIGDGRRSCDMGPLITREHRDKVASYIDTAADDGAAVVVDGRGTDVDGEADGFWLGPTLLDHLPTTSAAYTDEIFGPVLSIVRVSGYAEGVEIINAGPYGNGSAIFTNDGGAARRFQREVDAGMIGINVPIPVPVAYHSFGGWKDSLFGDAKAYGPHGVDFFTREKAVTARWLDPSHGGLNLGFPQHD